A genomic segment from Lignipirellula cremea encodes:
- a CDS encoding UTP--glucose-1-phosphate uridylyltransferase: MKKSLLQRLQPTGNAGLLALWDTLAADQQQELARQIAQVDFERIAAEFQAVAADSSLRERSERAQSPPAFRLEPQASDRFTRSEARDRGEAALGEGRLAMILVAGGQGSRLGFDHPKGMFPVGAVSGRTLFQILIEGLQAVGRRYGTRIPLLLMTSHATHQETLQFLDAHQRFGLPEEDLRVFQQGSLPAIDAQTGRVLLESPGSLCLSPDGHGGMLQALHASGGLAFAEEREIEQFFYGQVDNPMTQICDPELIGYHLLCESEMTTQVVRKQDPLERVGNVVLVDGQVQIIEYSDLPDEVAQRRDASGDLQLWAGNIAVHVFDRAFLQRQATSGTGLPFHAARKKVAWFDPARGEQVLPEEPNAIKLERFIFDLLPAARNAIVVEAKADEAFAPVKNAPGEASHTPELAQEAMTRMARRWLEAAGARIQGDPPLEISPLFALDADELKQKLPPGRTLQEPTYFH, encoded by the coding sequence ATGAAGAAATCCCTTCTCCAGCGGCTCCAGCCGACGGGCAACGCCGGGCTGCTTGCCTTGTGGGATACGCTGGCAGCCGACCAGCAACAAGAGCTGGCGCGGCAGATCGCGCAGGTCGACTTTGAGCGGATCGCCGCCGAATTCCAGGCCGTCGCCGCAGACTCTTCCCTCAGGGAACGGTCCGAAAGGGCTCAAAGCCCGCCCGCATTTCGCCTGGAACCGCAAGCCAGCGACCGTTTTACCCGCAGCGAAGCTCGCGACCGTGGGGAAGCGGCCCTTGGCGAGGGACGTCTGGCCATGATTCTGGTCGCCGGCGGCCAGGGCTCCCGTCTTGGCTTCGATCACCCGAAAGGGATGTTTCCCGTGGGCGCCGTTTCCGGTCGCACCCTGTTCCAGATCCTGATCGAAGGTCTACAGGCGGTCGGTCGCCGGTATGGAACGCGCATCCCGCTGCTGCTGATGACGAGCCACGCCACGCACCAGGAAACGCTGCAGTTTCTGGACGCTCACCAGCGGTTCGGTCTGCCGGAAGAGGACCTGCGTGTTTTCCAGCAAGGCTCGCTGCCCGCCATCGACGCCCAGACAGGACGCGTGCTGCTGGAATCTCCGGGCTCTTTGTGCCTGAGTCCCGACGGCCACGGCGGCATGCTGCAGGCGCTGCATGCCAGCGGCGGGCTTGCGTTTGCTGAGGAACGCGAGATCGAGCAGTTCTTCTATGGGCAGGTCGACAATCCGATGACGCAGATCTGCGATCCGGAACTGATTGGCTATCATCTGCTTTGCGAATCCGAAATGACGACCCAGGTCGTCCGCAAGCAGGACCCGCTGGAACGGGTCGGCAATGTCGTCCTGGTCGACGGGCAAGTACAGATCATCGAGTACAGCGACCTGCCGGACGAAGTCGCCCAGCGCCGCGACGCCAGCGGCGATCTGCAGCTATGGGCCGGCAACATCGCCGTGCATGTGTTCGACCGCGCATTCCTGCAGCGGCAAGCGACCAGCGGGACGGGACTGCCGTTCCACGCAGCGCGAAAGAAGGTCGCCTGGTTCGATCCGGCTCGTGGGGAACAGGTGCTGCCCGAGGAACCGAACGCCATCAAACTGGAACGGTTTATCTTCGATCTGCTGCCGGCAGCCCGAAACGCGATCGTCGTAGAGGCCAAAGCCGACGAGGCTTTCGCCCCCGTCAAAAACGCCCCCGGCGAAGCGAGCCATACGCCCGAACTGGCCCAGGAGGCCATGACGCGCATGGCCCGTCGCTGGCTGGAAGCAGCCGGCGCCAGGATCCAGGGCGACCCGCCGCTGGAGATCAGCCCCCTGTTCGCCCTCGACGCCGACGAGCTCAAGCAGAAACTCCCGCCCGGCCGCACGCTCCAGGAACCCACCTACTTTCACTAA
- the aroF gene encoding 3-deoxy-7-phosphoheptulonate synthase: MILILSPHATDEQIDHVIRHVEDLGFQTHVSRGAFRTIVGVIGDEDKLSVEPLNAMPGVEKVVPVLPPYKLASLEAHPTPSIVDVAGVKIGGGHLAMIAGPCAVEGRDRMERIAESIRDAGANILRGGAFKPRTSPYSFQGLGEDGLKILRETGDKFGLPIVTEVMDPRCVELVAEYADMIQIGARNMQNFVLLTEVGKTQKPVLLKRGMSATITDLLMSAEYIMSQGNFGVVLCERGVKGFDNIARNLYDVASVAIVKGLSHLPIIVDPSHATGRPDLIPPCALAGIAAGADGVHIEVHDCPEEAKSDGPQALLPHQYAELADQIRKLAALFNKTISPPAGVAS; encoded by the coding sequence GTGATTCTAATTTTATCGCCTCACGCGACCGACGAGCAGATCGACCATGTGATCAGGCATGTGGAAGATCTCGGGTTTCAAACGCACGTCAGCCGCGGCGCGTTTCGCACCATTGTCGGTGTTATCGGCGACGAAGATAAACTCTCCGTTGAACCGCTGAACGCCATGCCGGGCGTAGAGAAGGTCGTGCCTGTGCTGCCGCCTTACAAGCTCGCCAGCCTGGAAGCTCATCCGACGCCTTCGATCGTAGACGTCGCCGGCGTGAAGATCGGCGGCGGGCATCTGGCGATGATCGCCGGTCCGTGTGCCGTCGAAGGCCGCGACCGGATGGAAAGAATTGCCGAAAGCATCCGCGATGCAGGCGCCAACATCCTCCGCGGCGGCGCGTTCAAGCCCCGCACCAGCCCCTATTCATTCCAGGGCCTGGGGGAAGACGGCCTGAAGATCCTCCGTGAAACGGGCGACAAATTCGGCTTGCCGATCGTCACCGAGGTGATGGATCCCCGCTGTGTCGAGCTGGTCGCGGAATACGCCGACATGATCCAGATCGGCGCCCGGAACATGCAGAACTTTGTGCTGCTGACCGAAGTCGGCAAGACCCAGAAGCCGGTGCTGCTGAAACGGGGCATGAGCGCCACGATCACCGACCTGCTGATGAGCGCGGAGTACATCATGTCGCAGGGGAATTTCGGCGTGGTGCTGTGCGAACGCGGCGTAAAGGGCTTCGATAACATCGCCCGCAACCTGTACGACGTGGCGTCGGTCGCGATTGTCAAAGGTTTGTCGCACTTGCCCATTATTGTCGATCCCAGCCATGCGACGGGCCGCCCTGACCTGATTCCGCCTTGCGCCCTGGCGGGTATCGCCGCCGGAGCCGACGGCGTGCATATCGAAGTGCACGATTGCCCGGAAGAAGCCAAAAGCGACGGCCCCCAGGCCTTGCTGCCGCACCAGTACGCAGAGCTGGCGGATCAGATTCGCAAGCTGGCCGCCCTGTTCAATAAAACCATTTCGCCCCCGGCGGGAGTTGCATCGTGA
- the tpiA gene encoding triose-phosphate isomerase, whose product MRKPFIAGNWKMNLDRAGAVALAKELAAAVPADGPVQVAICPPAVYLDAVREAIAGSAVELGAQNMYHEASGAFTGETSAAMLQDVGCQWVILGHSERRHVLGETDADINRKVHAALAAGLPPIVCVGETLDEREAGRTQEVVRSQCDGSLAGLTEEQMAKVVIAYEPVWAIGTGKVATPAQAEEVHNDLRKYFENRYNHALAEGVRIQYGGSVKPDNAKELLSQPNIDGALVGGAALKADSFLGIIAGA is encoded by the coding sequence GTGAGAAAACCGTTTATCGCCGGAAACTGGAAGATGAACCTCGATCGGGCCGGCGCGGTAGCGCTGGCCAAAGAGCTGGCGGCGGCGGTTCCTGCCGACGGGCCGGTTCAGGTCGCCATCTGCCCGCCCGCCGTCTATCTGGACGCCGTTCGCGAAGCGATCGCCGGTTCCGCCGTCGAACTGGGCGCTCAGAACATGTACCACGAAGCCAGTGGAGCCTTCACGGGCGAAACCAGCGCCGCCATGCTGCAGGACGTCGGCTGCCAGTGGGTCATTCTGGGCCACAGCGAACGCCGCCATGTGCTGGGCGAAACCGACGCCGACATCAACCGCAAAGTGCATGCGGCCTTGGCCGCCGGCCTGCCGCCGATCGTCTGCGTGGGCGAAACGCTCGATGAACGCGAAGCAGGTCGCACGCAGGAAGTTGTCCGTTCGCAGTGCGACGGCTCGCTGGCCGGCCTGACCGAAGAACAGATGGCGAAGGTCGTCATCGCTTATGAGCCGGTCTGGGCGATTGGCACGGGGAAAGTCGCCACCCCCGCCCAGGCGGAAGAGGTGCATAACGACCTTCGCAAATACTTCGAAAATCGCTACAATCACGCGCTGGCCGAGGGAGTTCGCATCCAGTACGGCGGCAGCGTCAAGCCGGACAACGCCAAGGAATTGCTCTCGCAACCGAATATCGATGGAGCGCTGGTAGGCGGCGCCGCACTCAAGGCGGATAGCTTTCTGGGAATTATTGCCGGGGCATAG
- the secG gene encoding preprotein translocase subunit SecG yields MQFFFGFMMFVVALFLILLILVQRGKGGGLSGALGGMGGESAFGSKAGDLFTRITIGTALVWILLCILSIKMLKTEPLLETTSVAPAGESLVPGVNNKNPDATDGAATDGGIAPPASTPATSTPPAAAPATGPALPAEAP; encoded by the coding sequence ATGCAGTTCTTTTTTGGTTTCATGATGTTTGTCGTGGCGCTGTTCCTGATCTTATTGATCCTGGTGCAACGCGGCAAAGGCGGCGGTTTGAGCGGAGCCCTCGGCGGCATGGGCGGCGAAAGCGCGTTCGGCAGCAAAGCGGGCGACCTGTTCACCCGGATCACGATCGGCACCGCCCTGGTCTGGATTCTGCTCTGCATTTTGTCGATCAAAATGCTCAAAACAGAGCCCCTGCTCGAGACCACCAGCGTTGCGCCGGCCGGCGAATCGCTGGTTCCGGGCGTCAATAACAAAAATCCGGATGCGACCGACGGCGCCGCGACCGATGGCGGAATCGCTCCCCCGGCCAGCACGCCGGCGACCAGCACGCCTCCGGCCGCAGCACCTGCCACGGGCCCGGCTCTTCCCGCCGAAGCTCCGTAA
- a CDS encoding YicC/YloC family endoribonuclease yields the protein MLQSMTGQGDATLPRDGMVVSVEVRAINGRYFKLSYRGSEGCGALESRVDAVIRQAIRRGTVQVEVKVARKSAADPYRLNTEVLAGYYRQLETLFHQFHPNSTPALESLLALPGVVEENQASEGVDEIWPLVEETLHAALANLAQMRADEGRAMATDLAHNCRTIGVELTAIEARAPEVVQAYRGRLVERMNAFLQQHDLRLEASDLLREVAVFAERCDISEEVVRLRSHLEQFDTILQQEESAGRKLEFLTQEMFRETNTIGSKANDAEVARHVIEIKAAIERMREMIQNVE from the coding sequence TTGTTGCAGAGCATGACCGGACAAGGCGACGCCACACTCCCTCGCGACGGCATGGTTGTCAGCGTGGAAGTTCGCGCCATTAACGGCCGTTATTTCAAGCTGTCGTATCGCGGCTCAGAAGGCTGTGGGGCGCTGGAGTCGCGGGTCGACGCCGTGATCCGGCAAGCCATTCGTCGCGGCACCGTGCAGGTCGAAGTCAAAGTCGCCCGGAAATCGGCGGCCGATCCGTATCGCTTGAATACCGAAGTGCTGGCCGGCTACTACCGGCAGCTGGAAACGCTGTTTCATCAGTTCCACCCCAACAGCACGCCTGCGCTTGAGTCGCTGCTCGCCCTGCCCGGCGTGGTGGAAGAGAACCAGGCGTCCGAAGGGGTCGACGAGATCTGGCCGCTGGTGGAAGAAACGCTGCACGCCGCCCTGGCAAATCTCGCGCAGATGCGGGCCGACGAAGGCCGCGCCATGGCGACCGATCTGGCCCACAACTGCCGCACCATCGGCGTGGAACTGACCGCCATTGAAGCCAGGGCGCCCGAGGTGGTCCAGGCGTACCGCGGTCGTCTGGTCGAGCGGATGAACGCCTTCCTGCAGCAGCACGACCTGCGTCTGGAAGCATCGGATCTGCTTCGCGAAGTGGCCGTGTTTGCGGAACGCTGCGACATCTCTGAAGAGGTCGTCCGGCTGCGGAGCCACCTGGAGCAGTTCGACACAATTCTGCAGCAGGAGGAATCGGCCGGCCGCAAGCTGGAATTCCTGACGCAGGAAATGTTCCGAGAGACGAATACGATCGGCTCCAAAGCGAACGATGCCGAAGTCGCCCGGCATGTGATTGAGATCAAAGCCGCCATTGAGCGGATGCGAGAGATGATTCAAAACGTGGAATAG
- the gmk gene encoding guanylate kinase, whose amino-acid sequence MSKPCTPAGQVIIVSGPSGAGKSTLVRTLLKRCDLPIVLSVSATTRPPRAGEREGVDYHFLSQEEFQKRRLAGEFLEEKEVFGRGDWYGTLASEVTAGLSAGKWVLLEIDVQGAMSVLPVYPDAATFFVHSGTLEELEKRLRDRRSETEASIQRRLEVARGEMDYLTQYRYTIVNETIDEAADEMCRILQSLGEQG is encoded by the coding sequence ATGAGCAAGCCCTGCACCCCCGCAGGCCAGGTGATTATCGTTTCCGGTCCCTCGGGCGCCGGCAAATCGACGCTGGTCCGCACTCTCTTGAAACGCTGCGATCTGCCGATTGTGCTGAGCGTTTCCGCTACCACGCGCCCCCCCCGTGCTGGGGAGCGAGAAGGGGTCGACTATCACTTTCTTTCCCAGGAAGAATTCCAGAAGCGGCGCCTGGCCGGCGAATTCCTCGAAGAAAAGGAAGTTTTTGGCCGCGGCGACTGGTACGGAACGCTTGCCAGCGAGGTGACCGCTGGTCTTTCGGCCGGAAAATGGGTACTGTTAGAGATTGACGTGCAAGGCGCCATGAGCGTTTTGCCGGTCTATCCTGATGCGGCGACCTTCTTTGTTCATTCCGGAACGCTCGAAGAACTGGAGAAACGCCTGCGCGATCGTCGCTCCGAAACCGAAGCCTCGATCCAGCGCCGTCTGGAAGTCGCCCGCGGGGAAATGGATTACTTGACTCAATACCGCTACACCATTGTCAATGAAACCATTGACGAGGCAGCGGACGAAATGTGCCGGATTTTGCAATCTCTGGGAGAACAAGGCTGA
- a CDS encoding DNA-directed RNA polymerase subunit omega: MLEELKEEAIVNKVGGRFKLSTLIQKRLVQLNAGSRPLVDMNSQNKMEIVLQEILQDKIYLDTSNVVAYTGMTEGGEEFDFGE; the protein is encoded by the coding sequence ATGCTAGAAGAACTGAAGGAAGAAGCGATCGTGAACAAGGTCGGTGGTCGCTTCAAGCTTTCGACCCTCATTCAAAAACGCCTGGTGCAATTGAACGCCGGCAGCCGCCCCCTGGTCGACATGAACAGCCAGAACAAAATGGAAATCGTGCTGCAGGAAATCCTGCAGGACAAAATCTATCTGGATACGAGTAATGTCGTCGCCTACACCGGCATGACCGAAGGCGGCGAAGAGTTCGACTTCGGCGAATAG
- a CDS encoding flavoprotein, with product MQGREIIIGVSGGIAAFKSAALVSQLVQAGAGVTVVTTAAAQRFVGDATFAALTGRPAASQLFDPAYPLGAHITIARRAELLCIAPASADMMAKMALGLADDLLSTLYLAFTGTVLVAPAMNREMWSKPAVQRNVQQLEEDGVHFIGPDSGWLSCREAGSGRMASPEDLFQAIAERLKTPDS from the coding sequence ATGCAAGGTCGTGAAATTATCATCGGCGTTTCCGGCGGCATTGCCGCTTTCAAGTCGGCCGCCCTGGTGAGCCAGCTGGTCCAGGCCGGCGCTGGCGTAACGGTCGTCACGACCGCCGCCGCCCAGCGGTTCGTAGGCGATGCGACGTTTGCGGCCCTGACCGGTCGGCCTGCCGCATCGCAACTGTTTGACCCGGCGTATCCGCTGGGAGCCCACATTACGATCGCCCGGCGGGCTGAACTGCTGTGCATTGCTCCCGCTTCGGCCGACATGATGGCGAAGATGGCCCTGGGCCTGGCCGACGATCTGTTGTCCACGCTGTACCTGGCGTTTACCGGCACGGTGCTGGTCGCCCCGGCGATGAACCGGGAGATGTGGAGCAAGCCGGCTGTCCAGCGCAACGTGCAACAGCTGGAAGAAGACGGCGTCCACTTTATCGGTCCCGACTCTGGCTGGCTCAGCTGCCGCGAAGCAGGCTCCGGCCGCATGGCTTCGCCCGAAGACCTGTTCCAGGCAATCGCCGAACGCCTCAAAACGCCCGACAGTTAG
- a CDS encoding DUF1439 domain-containing protein, with amino-acid sequence MWKQCWKPLGLACLLLAVGCSQSLSHKVEISPEQVQSSLAASFPYSTDDIPGFESPIKATLSDPVALLEPGKNQLGVRMKITLIPPQELPNPPRRVRLPGGGPELPAAGLLGEGQPREGTVTVYGDLRYEPATGELFYKNATITDLQLADLPVEHTRPAREVVEKLVARYLDQTPIYTIDAKQFSGNLTKALLQSVTVENGKLYVELGL; translated from the coding sequence ATGTGGAAACAATGCTGGAAACCTCTGGGACTCGCCTGCCTGCTGCTGGCGGTCGGTTGTTCGCAGTCGCTATCGCACAAGGTAGAGATCTCGCCAGAACAGGTGCAGTCGTCGCTGGCTGCCTCGTTCCCTTATTCGACCGACGACATTCCTGGATTTGAATCGCCCATCAAGGCGACGCTCTCGGATCCGGTCGCCTTGCTGGAACCCGGCAAGAACCAGCTGGGCGTGCGGATGAAAATCACCCTCATTCCGCCGCAGGAATTGCCGAACCCGCCCCGCCGCGTGCGACTGCCGGGCGGAGGCCCCGAGTTGCCCGCAGCCGGGCTGCTGGGCGAAGGTCAGCCGCGGGAAGGAACCGTCACTGTGTACGGCGACCTGCGTTACGAGCCGGCCACCGGCGAGCTGTTCTACAAAAACGCAACGATCACCGACCTCCAGCTGGCCGACTTGCCTGTCGAACATACCCGGCCGGCCCGCGAGGTGGTGGAGAAGCTGGTCGCCCGGTACCTCGACCAGACACCCATCTATACCATCGATGCCAAACAGTTCAGCGGCAACCTGACCAAGGCCCTGCTGCAGTCCGTCACGGTGGAGAACGGCAAGCTCTACGTCGAACTGGGTTTGTAA
- a CDS encoding adenine phosphoribosyltransferase: MTNPDFDLKEFIRDIPDFPKPGILFRDITPLLASPVAFRETTQRLADRFRDAKIDVIIAAEARGFIFAAPLAIELGVAFTPVRKPGKLPFNTRSFQYDLEYGSDTLEMHVDGVLRDQRVLVVDDLLATGGTVDACCHLLQETGAEVVGCAFVIELLALGGAARIAPHETFSLIQY; encoded by the coding sequence ATGACGAACCCAGATTTCGACCTCAAGGAATTCATTCGCGATATCCCCGACTTCCCCAAGCCGGGCATTCTGTTCCGCGATATTACCCCTTTGCTGGCCTCGCCGGTTGCCTTTCGGGAAACGACCCAGCGACTGGCTGACCGGTTCCGCGACGCGAAAATCGATGTGATCATCGCCGCCGAAGCCCGCGGTTTCATCTTCGCCGCCCCGCTGGCGATTGAACTGGGCGTTGCCTTTACGCCCGTCCGCAAGCCGGGCAAACTGCCCTTCAACACCCGATCGTTCCAGTACGATCTAGAGTACGGCAGCGACACGCTGGAGATGCATGTCGACGGCGTGCTCCGCGACCAGCGCGTGCTGGTGGTCGACGACCTGCTGGCGACCGGCGGCACGGTCGACGCCTGCTGCCATCTGCTCCAGGAGACCGGCGCCGAAGTTGTCGGCTGCGCCTTTGTGATTGAACTACTGGCCCTGGGCGGCGCCGCCCGGATCGCCCCGCACGAAACGTTCAGCCTGATCCAGTACTAA
- a CDS encoding outer membrane protein assembly factor BamB family protein has translation MMLSRVIPALAMTLATASLLANVSLAQEWTRFRGPNGAGVAASGSGIPSVWEPDDYNWKAELPGIGHSSPVIWGEKIFLLSADPDTAMRYLVCLSTRDGSQLWRRDFKSEEHHLHTQSSYASSTPTVDADLVYFAWSTPAKTTLIALTHDGQTAWERDLGPWVSQHGFGSSPIRYKDLLILHNSQQANQLAAGETPGESRMMAFNARSGETVWETPLTSKNVCYSVPFILETPGAAPQLICCSTAEGIFSINPDNGDMNWKAGELSMRTVASPVQVDDLLFASTGSGGGGNYVIAVKPSSKEGAYEVKSSGQFKANYVPTPVAKDGLLFSWYDKGFVNCLDAKTGEALWSERIGDGFSGSPIRIGDRMFCISQSGDVYVVAASKEFKLLGKNSLGEDSRATPAVAGDRLYLRTYSHLFSIGGGTSGGKSN, from the coding sequence ATGATGCTCTCTCGCGTGATTCCTGCTCTCGCCATGACCCTGGCGACGGCCAGCCTGCTGGCGAATGTGTCCTTGGCCCAGGAGTGGACCCGTTTTCGTGGACCCAACGGCGCGGGCGTCGCCGCCAGCGGCAGCGGGATTCCCAGCGTCTGGGAGCCGGACGACTATAACTGGAAAGCGGAATTGCCGGGGATCGGCCATTCATCGCCGGTGATCTGGGGCGAGAAGATCTTCCTGCTGAGCGCCGATCCGGATACGGCCATGCGCTACCTGGTTTGCCTGTCGACCCGCGATGGTTCGCAGCTGTGGCGACGCGATTTCAAGTCGGAAGAACATCATCTGCATACGCAAAGCAGCTACGCTTCTTCGACGCCGACGGTCGACGCCGACCTGGTTTACTTTGCCTGGTCCACGCCCGCCAAAACGACGCTCATCGCCCTGACGCACGACGGCCAGACGGCCTGGGAACGCGACCTGGGTCCCTGGGTCAGCCAGCACGGTTTTGGTTCTTCGCCGATCCGCTACAAGGATCTGCTCATTCTGCACAACTCGCAGCAAGCCAATCAGCTGGCCGCCGGCGAAACGCCCGGCGAAAGCCGCATGATGGCGTTCAACGCCCGCTCGGGCGAAACAGTCTGGGAAACGCCGTTGACCTCCAAGAACGTCTGCTACTCGGTGCCGTTCATCCTGGAGACTCCCGGCGCGGCGCCCCAGCTGATCTGCTGCAGCACGGCCGAAGGGATCTTCAGCATCAACCCCGACAACGGCGACATGAACTGGAAGGCCGGCGAGCTCAGCATGCGGACGGTCGCTTCGCCCGTCCAGGTCGATGACCTGCTGTTCGCTTCGACCGGATCCGGCGGCGGCGGCAACTATGTGATCGCCGTCAAACCGAGCTCGAAAGAAGGCGCCTATGAGGTGAAGTCGTCGGGCCAGTTCAAGGCGAACTATGTCCCCACCCCGGTGGCGAAAGACGGCCTGCTGTTCTCCTGGTACGACAAAGGCTTCGTCAATTGCCTCGACGCCAAAACGGGCGAAGCGCTCTGGAGCGAGCGGATTGGCGATGGCTTCTCGGGCTCGCCCATCCGTATCGGCGATCGCATGTTCTGCATTTCGCAGTCGGGCGACGTGTACGTGGTGGCGGCTTCCAAGGAATTCAAACTGCTGGGGAAAAACTCGCTGGGCGAAGATAGCCGGGCCACGCCGGCGGTCGCCGGCGATCGCCTTTACCTGCGGACGTACTCGCACCTGTTTTCCATCGGCGGCGGAACCAGCGGCGGCAAGTCGAACTAA